The following proteins are encoded in a genomic region of Fervidobacterium pennivorans DSM 9078:
- the guaA gene encoding glutamine-hydrolyzing GMP synthase, giving the protein MEERNTVVVIDFGSQYTQLIVRRVREIGFYSELVDYDASYEQVQKLNPLAYILSGGPNSVYDVDAPKIPNYVLESNLPILGICYGLQALAYQLGGNVEKSDHREFGPAELEVIKDDPFFKGLPKKFTVWMSHSDGVTNLPKDFETIAKSEYTENAVIRHKEKKIYGVQFHPEVVHTKYGKELLINFLIEVAGLKPNWKMEKFAEEMIKELKERIGNEKVILGLSGGVDSSVVALLLHKAIGDNLIPIFVDTGLLRKNEGKEVVENFSKLGIKVHYVDASERFFEVLKGVEDPEEKRKRIGHTFIDVFYSEAGKLAKEVKFLAQGTLYPDVIESKAPERKASAKIKTHHNVGGLPENLPFEIIEPLRYLFKDEVRQLGRTIGLPEQMLKRHPFPGPGLAVRIIGEVTKEAVKTLQEADYIFIEELKKWDLYEKVWQAFAVLLPVKSVGVMGDYRTYENVLALRAVTSEDGMTADWAKLPYEFLNHVSKRIINEVKGINRVVYDITSKPPATIEWE; this is encoded by the coding sequence ATGGAAGAACGAAATACAGTTGTTGTAATAGATTTCGGTTCACAATATACCCAACTCATCGTAAGAAGGGTTCGAGAAATCGGTTTTTACAGTGAACTTGTAGATTATGATGCAAGCTACGAGCAAGTCCAAAAACTCAATCCTTTAGCTTACATACTTTCAGGCGGTCCTAACAGTGTCTACGATGTAGATGCTCCAAAGATACCGAACTACGTCCTTGAAAGCAACCTTCCTATTCTCGGAATATGTTACGGACTACAAGCTTTGGCTTACCAACTCGGGGGTAACGTTGAAAAATCAGACCATCGTGAATTTGGACCTGCAGAGCTTGAAGTTATTAAAGACGATCCTTTCTTTAAGGGACTTCCGAAAAAATTCACCGTTTGGATGAGTCATTCTGATGGGGTAACAAATCTTCCGAAGGATTTTGAAACGATAGCAAAGAGTGAATACACCGAAAATGCGGTGATAAGGCATAAAGAAAAGAAGATTTACGGTGTTCAGTTCCATCCGGAAGTTGTACACACAAAGTACGGGAAAGAACTTCTGATTAATTTCCTGATCGAGGTTGCCGGTCTAAAACCAAATTGGAAGATGGAAAAATTCGCAGAAGAGATGATTAAAGAACTAAAAGAAAGAATAGGGAACGAAAAGGTGATCTTAGGACTCTCTGGCGGCGTCGATTCTTCAGTTGTAGCCCTTCTTCTTCACAAAGCTATCGGAGATAACCTCATTCCAATCTTTGTTGATACAGGTCTCCTGAGGAAAAACGAAGGTAAAGAAGTCGTTGAGAATTTCTCAAAACTCGGAATAAAAGTTCATTACGTCGATGCTAGTGAGAGATTCTTTGAAGTTCTAAAAGGTGTCGAAGATCCTGAAGAAAAAAGAAAAAGAATCGGGCATACGTTTATCGATGTTTTTTACAGCGAAGCCGGGAAACTTGCTAAAGAAGTAAAATTTTTAGCTCAAGGTACGCTCTATCCAGATGTGATTGAAAGTAAAGCTCCCGAAAGAAAAGCATCCGCAAAGATTAAAACCCACCACAACGTCGGTGGTCTTCCTGAGAATTTACCTTTTGAAATCATCGAACCGCTCAGATACCTTTTCAAAGACGAGGTGCGCCAACTTGGAAGAACTATTGGGCTTCCTGAGCAAATGCTGAAGCGACATCCGTTCCCCGGTCCGGGACTTGCCGTAAGGATCATTGGAGAAGTTACAAAGGAAGCTGTAAAAACACTCCAAGAAGCTGATTACATATTCATCGAAGAATTGAAAAAATGGGATCTTTACGAGAAAGTATGGCAAGCTTTTGCTGTACTGCTTCCAGTTAAAAGTGTTGGCGTTATGGGGGATTATCGAACGTACGAAAACGTTTTGGCTTTGAGAGCGGTAACAAGCGAAGATGGAATGACGGCAGATTGGGCAAAACTGCCTTATGAGTTCTTAAACCACGTTTCAAAGAGAATAATAAACGAAGTGAAGGGTATAAACAGAGTCGTGTACGACATAACTTCAAAACCTCCAGCAACTATCGAATGGGAATAA
- a CDS encoding PQQ-binding-like beta-propeller repeat protein: protein MKKLFWKVLVLFSLLITLSCTQQTTSISEFTSISEFNISISPATDLTISQGGSESITLTVERRNFDQPIMLSLEGAPNGITLSATSVEGNEKTKQLTISVSSSVPVGTYNMEIRASGGEITRTANITVTVVTPGLANSPWPMFRGDPQHTGRSKYIGSQVANVKWYYQTNNRIFYSSPAIGPDGTIYIGSDDGNLYAINPNGTLKWKYTTIIPITSSPAIGSDGTIYVGSCDYLCALTPNGSLKWKYTTDSLIFISSPAIGSDGTIYVGSEDGNLYAINPNGTLKWKYTTDGFIHSSPAIGSDGTIYVGSHDGNLYAINPNGTLKWKYTTGYPIWSSPAIGSDGTIYVGSWDKNLYAINPNGSLKWKYPTGDEITSSPAIGSDGTIYVGSVDGNLYALNPDGTLKWKYNTYAAIQSSPAIGSDGSIYFGSYSLVFESGYFYCLNPSGTLKWKTSIGSSGTYYGTYSSPAIGADGTVYIGALDGRLYAIGD from the coding sequence ATGAAAAAATTGTTTTGGAAGGTATTGGTTTTGTTTTCGCTTTTGATAACATTAAGTTGTACTCAACAAACAACAAGTATTTCTGAATTTACAAGTATTTCTGAATTTAATATATCCATAAGTCCTGCAACCGATTTAACGATTTCTCAAGGAGGAAGCGAAAGCATAACGCTTACAGTAGAAAGAAGAAACTTCGATCAACCAATCATGTTAAGTTTAGAAGGTGCACCAAACGGGATAACTTTAAGTGCAACGAGTGTTGAAGGAAATGAGAAAACAAAACAGCTAACGATATCAGTATCATCAAGTGTGCCAGTTGGAACATATAACATGGAAATAAGGGCGAGTGGTGGTGAAATTACTAGAACAGCGAATATTACGGTTACAGTTGTGACTCCAGGACTTGCAAACAGCCCCTGGCCAATGTTTAGAGGAGATCCACAACACACAGGAAGGAGCAAATATATTGGATCACAAGTTGCAAACGTGAAATGGTATTATCAAACCAATAATAGAATTTTTTATTCTTCTCCAGCAATAGGCCCTGACGGAACAATATATATTGGATCAGATGACGGGAATCTCTACGCTATAAATCCCAATGGAACTTTAAAGTGGAAGTATACTACCATTATTCCTATCACCTCCTCTCCAGCGATAGGCTCAGACGGTACAATATATGTTGGATCATGCGACTATCTCTGCGCTCTAACTCCCAATGGAAGTTTAAAATGGAAGTATACTACCGATAGTTTGATCTTCATCTCCTCACCTGCGATAGGCTCTGACGGTACAATATATGTTGGATCAGAAGACGGAAATCTCTACGCTATAAATCCCAATGGAACTTTAAAATGGAAGTATACTACCGATGGTTTTATCCATTCTTCCCCAGCGATAGGCTCTGACGGTACAATATATGTTGGGTCACATGATGGAAATCTTTACGCTATAAATCCCAATGGAACTTTAAAATGGAAGTATACTACCGGTTATCCGATCTGGTCCTCTCCAGCGATAGGCTCTGACGGTACAATATATGTTGGATCATGGGACAAAAATCTCTACGCTATAAATCCCAATGGAAGTTTAAAATGGAAGTATCCTACCGGTGATGAGATCACCTCCTCCCCAGCGATAGGCTCAGACGGTACAATATATGTTGGATCAGTCGACGGAAATCTCTACGCTCTAAACCCAGATGGAACTTTAAAATGGAAATATAATACCTATGCTGCTATTCAATCCTCTCCAGCAATAGGCTCTGATGGTTCAATTTATTTTGGATCTTATTCACTTGTATTTGAATCAGGATACTTTTATTGCCTAAACCCAAGTGGAACTTTGAAATGGAAGACTTCTATAGGTTCATCTGGAACTTATTATGGAACCTATTCGTCGCCTGCAATAGGTGCAGATGGAACGGTATATATCGGTGCTTTAGATGGAAGACTATACGCAATTGGAGACTGA
- a CDS encoding electron transfer flavoprotein subunit alpha/FixB family protein, with product MSKDIWIFAEQRNGILMNSSLEILGEAKRLAEKSGSKACAVLIGNNVSQLSQELINHGADIVYLIQDPLLEKYSTDGYSKVFVDLAKEYQPNVILFSATHIGRDLAPKIASQLHTGLTADCTKLDIDEEGNLLQTRPAFGGNILATIKCPEKRPQMATVRPGVMQKLPKEERKGEIIEIKPKISKEDIRIEIVDVVKEIANAVKLEEAEVIVSGGRGLGGPEGFKLLEKLAKLLGGCVGASRAAVEAGWISYDHQIGQTGKTVRPKVYIACGISGALQHVAGDSVNL from the coding sequence ATGAGTAAAGATATTTGGATATTTGCCGAGCAAAGAAACGGAATTTTAATGAACTCAAGTCTTGAAATACTCGGAGAAGCGAAAAGACTTGCAGAAAAATCAGGTTCAAAAGCTTGCGCAGTTTTAATAGGTAATAACGTCTCGCAACTTTCGCAAGAGCTTATCAACCACGGTGCCGACATCGTTTATTTGATACAAGATCCTCTTCTAGAAAAATACTCAACGGATGGTTATTCAAAAGTTTTTGTAGACCTTGCTAAAGAATACCAACCGAATGTAATACTATTTTCAGCCACTCACATCGGTAGAGATCTGGCACCAAAGATAGCTTCTCAACTTCACACAGGGCTAACAGCTGACTGTACGAAACTTGATATAGACGAAGAAGGTAATTTACTCCAGACGCGTCCAGCTTTTGGTGGCAATATTTTAGCAACTATTAAATGTCCTGAAAAAAGACCGCAGATGGCAACTGTAAGACCGGGAGTTATGCAAAAATTACCGAAAGAAGAAAGAAAAGGCGAAATAATAGAGATAAAACCAAAGATATCAAAAGAAGACATTAGAATTGAAATTGTTGACGTTGTCAAAGAAATAGCCAACGCTGTTAAACTCGAAGAAGCCGAAGTAATCGTTTCAGGCGGACGAGGTCTTGGAGGTCCTGAAGGTTTCAAACTTCTTGAAAAACTTGCAAAGCTTTTAGGCGGTTGCGTCGGCGCTTCAAGAGCTGCTGTTGAAGCTGGTTGGATTTCTTACGACCACCAGATTGGCCAAACAGGAAAGACTGTGAGACCGAAGGTATATATTGCTTGCGGAATAAGCGGAGCGCTGCAACACGTTGCAGGGGATAGTGTTAACTTGTAG
- a CDS encoding PQQ-binding-like beta-propeller repeat protein, with the protein MKKLFWKVLVLFSLLITLSCTQQTTVTVVTSGLANSPWPMFRGDPQHTGRSKYIGSQVANVKWYYQTNNRIFYSSPAIGPDGTIYIGSSDIESSTANLYAINPNGTLKWKYTTLGDSIWSSPAIGSDGTIYFGAGDNNLYAINPNGTLKWKYTTGSDIWSSPAIGSDGTIYIGSDDNNLYAINPNGTLKWKYTTGGNIHSSPAIGSDGTIYVGSHDGNLYAINPNGTLKWKYTIDDLIDSSPAIGSDGTIYVGSWDGNLYAINPDGTLKWEYNTPLIPIISSPAIGSDGTIYIGSVDGTLHAINPNGSLKWKYTTDGFIESSPAIGSDGAIYFGSWDTGSESGYFYCLNPNGKLKWKTSIGYGTYSSPAIGADGTVYIGALDGRLYAIGD; encoded by the coding sequence ATGAAAAAATTGTTTTGGAAGGTATTGGTTTTGTTTTCGCTTTTGATAACATTAAGTTGTACTCAACAAACAACAGTTACAGTTGTGACTTCAGGACTTGCAAACAGCCCTTGGCCTATGTTTAGAGGAGATCCACAACACACAGGAAGGAGCAAATATATTGGATCGCAAGTTGCAAACGTGAAATGGTATTATCAAACCAATAATAGAATTTTTTATTCTTCTCCAGCAATAGGCCCTGACGGAACAATATATATTGGATCATCAGATATTGAATCATCAACCGCAAATCTCTACGCTATAAATCCCAATGGAACTTTAAAATGGAAGTATACTACTTTAGGTGATTCTATCTGGTCCTCTCCAGCGATAGGCTCTGACGGTACAATATATTTTGGAGCAGGTGACAACAATCTCTACGCTATAAATCCCAATGGAACTTTAAAATGGAAGTATACTACCGGTAGTGATATCTGGTCCTCTCCAGCGATAGGCTCAGACGGTACAATATATATTGGATCAGATGACAACAATCTCTACGCTATAAATCCCAATGGAACTTTAAAATGGAAGTATACTACCGGTGGTAATATCCACTCCTCTCCAGCGATAGGCTCTGACGGTACAATATATGTTGGGTCACATGATGGAAATCTTTACGCTATAAATCCCAATGGAACTTTAAAATGGAAGTATACTATCGATGATCTTATCGATTCTTCCCCAGCGATAGGCTCTGACGGTACAATATATGTTGGATCATGGGACGGAAATCTCTACGCTATAAATCCAGATGGAACTTTAAAGTGGGAGTATAATACACCCCTTATTCCTATCATCTCCTCCCCAGCGATAGGCTCTGACGGAACAATATATATTGGATCAGTAGACGGAACTCTCCACGCTATAAATCCCAATGGAAGTTTAAAATGGAAGTATACTACCGATGGTTTTATCGAGTCTTCCCCAGCGATAGGCTCAGACGGGGCAATTTATTTTGGATCATGGGATACTGGATCTGAATCAGGATACTTTTATTGCCTAAACCCAAATGGAAAATTGAAATGGAAGACTTCTATAGGTTATGGAACCTATTCGTCGCCTGCAATAGGTGCAGATGGAACGGTATATATCGGTGCTTTAGATGGAAGACTATACGCAATTGGAGACTGA
- a CDS encoding DUF58 domain-containing protein — MIREKINPLIFVLTIFAVFLSLIVYNKYVWFLDAVVLYFWYEYSLLKKSIKNVSVSVKADARCFTNEPFTVKFVIKNDSEKPLNVKINFPSSLKKPDQLLSLEPKSKLTYEVTSSFGTRGLKNIEPFVLKFFSKSGLFEFFLVHKIDSNILVLPKPEMVIFEKERFVELTPNKKSNFKLLEDISYIRELREYNSEPLNRIHWKASAKFDKLMVKEYEYTSSAKVFVLLDLNLSGAVYSKKAWESIRKKYEEDAVSAVAGLVNYLSAKHIPIQLSISDKNGVSTYRFKDPSLYYEPLALAQGTIENQNLTSDFFGSVKDSLTPADTVILIGMYLTVEEVEELIRLKSHSGKVIVMLMPYGYRKSVTGKFKSYFDLPLEVRKTYEYAKILAQEHISVQIWYENTALQEGIEAIW; from the coding sequence TTGATAAGAGAGAAAATAAATCCTCTAATATTTGTACTAACTATCTTTGCAGTTTTTCTATCATTGATAGTCTACAATAAATACGTATGGTTCCTTGATGCCGTAGTTTTGTATTTTTGGTATGAATATTCGTTACTGAAAAAATCAATCAAAAATGTTTCGGTAAGTGTGAAAGCTGATGCAAGGTGTTTTACGAATGAACCTTTCACAGTCAAGTTTGTGATCAAAAACGATTCGGAAAAACCTTTGAATGTTAAAATCAATTTCCCAAGCTCTTTAAAAAAACCAGATCAACTCCTTTCCTTAGAACCTAAGAGCAAATTAACGTACGAGGTTACCAGTTCTTTCGGAACGCGCGGACTAAAAAATATCGAACCTTTTGTGCTGAAATTCTTTTCAAAAAGTGGATTATTCGAGTTTTTTCTTGTTCACAAGATAGACTCAAACATTTTGGTTTTGCCAAAACCTGAAATGGTTATCTTTGAAAAAGAACGCTTTGTTGAACTGACACCCAATAAAAAAAGTAATTTTAAGTTACTTGAAGACATCTCGTATATCCGAGAGCTTAGAGAATACAATTCAGAACCACTCAACAGAATCCACTGGAAAGCATCTGCAAAATTTGATAAATTGATGGTCAAGGAGTACGAATACACTTCAAGTGCGAAGGTTTTCGTACTCCTTGATCTTAATCTTTCCGGCGCGGTTTATTCCAAAAAAGCTTGGGAAAGTATAAGAAAAAAATACGAAGAAGATGCTGTCAGCGCAGTAGCTGGTCTTGTGAACTATTTAAGCGCCAAACATATCCCTATCCAACTTTCAATTTCAGACAAAAACGGTGTTAGCACTTACAGATTCAAAGACCCTTCACTTTACTATGAACCCTTAGCACTTGCACAAGGAACGATAGAAAATCAAAACCTTACTTCAGACTTTTTTGGAAGTGTAAAAGATTCTCTAACACCAGCGGATACGGTTATACTGATAGGAATGTACTTAACTGTCGAAGAAGTTGAAGAGTTGATAAGGCTTAAATCGCACTCCGGAAAAGTGATAGTTATGCTTATGCCCTACGGCTACAGAAAAAGTGTTACAGGAAAGTTTAAAAGCTATTTTGACTTACCACTTGAAGTCAGAAAAACTTACGAGTACGCAAAAATCTTAGCTCAGGAACATATCTCAGTTCAGATATGGTACGAAAATACAGCTCTGCAAGAAGGGATCGAAGCAATATGGTAG
- a CDS encoding electron transfer flavoprotein subunit beta/FixA family protein, with the protein MNIVVLIKQVPNTAEIKIDPVTKNLIRDGVPSIINPEDKNALEEALRIKEKFGGKVTVVTMGPAQAEEALREALAMGADEAVLLSDRFFAGADTYATAKTLSAFLKTVSYDLILCGRQAIDGDTAQVGPQVANKLGIPQVTYVKYIEIDGDTVTVKRTLEDGYELIKVKMPVLLTVTKELNTPRYPTIRGIFEAYQKTIRVVTAQDLGLNPEEIGLKGSPTRVVTIITPEHQRETEILTGGTKEVVNRLAEKVLSALK; encoded by the coding sequence ATGAACATAGTAGTTTTGATTAAGCAAGTTCCAAATACTGCAGAAATTAAGATAGATCCCGTTACCAAAAACCTCATAAGAGATGGTGTTCCGAGTATTATCAATCCCGAAGATAAGAACGCTCTTGAAGAAGCTTTAAGAATTAAGGAAAAATTCGGCGGAAAAGTTACGGTTGTTACTATGGGACCTGCTCAAGCTGAAGAAGCTTTAAGAGAAGCTTTAGCAATGGGAGCTGATGAAGCGGTTCTTTTATCAGACAGGTTTTTTGCAGGTGCGGATACCTACGCAACTGCAAAAACGCTTTCGGCTTTTCTAAAGACAGTAAGCTATGACCTTATTCTCTGCGGACGTCAAGCTATAGACGGCGATACCGCTCAAGTTGGTCCTCAAGTTGCGAACAAACTCGGAATTCCGCAAGTTACGTACGTCAAATATATAGAGATCGACGGTGATACAGTAACGGTAAAAAGAACACTGGAGGATGGATACGAATTAATAAAAGTGAAAATGCCCGTACTTTTAACCGTAACAAAAGAGCTAAATACCCCAAGATATCCAACTATTCGTGGTATCTTTGAAGCTTATCAAAAAACTATAAGAGTTGTAACAGCACAAGATCTTGGATTAAATCCTGAAGAGATAGGTTTAAAAGGTTCACCAACAAGGGTTGTAACAATTATAACTCCCGAACATCAAAGGGAAACTGAAATACTCACGGGCGGAACTAAGGAAGTTGTGAACCGACTTGCTGAGAAAGTCCTGTCAGCTCTAAAGTGA
- a CDS encoding metal-dependent hydrolase → MKITFLGHAAVLIETGEHNIIIDPFLEGNPQFPKNFVLPKIDYILVSHGHGDHLGDTEKIAKKDGSTVITNYELSNFLAKKGIKVHPMHIGGSFVFPFGKLKLFPALHGSSIIEGEQIIYGGNPCGFVLEHKGKRIYHAGDTGLTMEMELLSDKHIDLAFIPIGGNFVMDIENGFEAVRMFKPKKVVPMHYNTWDIIKADAELFRKKIEELGVECLIMKPGESIEL, encoded by the coding sequence ATGAAGATAACATTTTTAGGACATGCGGCTGTTTTGATTGAAACAGGTGAACACAACATAATCATCGATCCGTTCCTCGAAGGTAACCCGCAGTTTCCGAAAAACTTCGTCCTGCCGAAGATTGACTACATATTAGTCAGCCACGGTCACGGAGACCATCTGGGAGACACAGAAAAGATAGCAAAAAAAGACGGTTCAACAGTTATCACAAACTACGAACTTTCAAACTTTTTGGCAAAGAAAGGGATAAAAGTACATCCCATGCACATTGGCGGAAGTTTTGTTTTTCCGTTTGGAAAACTAAAACTCTTCCCCGCTCTACACGGCTCAAGCATTATTGAAGGAGAACAAATTATTTACGGTGGTAATCCATGTGGTTTTGTTTTGGAACACAAGGGAAAAAGAATTTACCACGCCGGGGACACTGGACTCACTATGGAAATGGAACTTTTGAGCGATAAGCACATCGATCTTGCGTTTATACCTATCGGTGGCAATTTCGTTATGGACATTGAAAATGGTTTTGAAGCGGTTAGAATGTTCAAGCCTAAAAAAGTTGTTCCGATGCACTACAATACGTGGGATATAATCAAAGCGGACGCTGAATTGTTCAGGAAAAAGATCGAAGAGCTCGGTGTTGAATGTCTAATAATGAAACCGGGCGAATCAATAGAACTTTAA
- a CDS encoding DDE-type integrase/transposase/recombinase codes for MNNSTLSCPKCGSTSLYKNGHDKYGNQQFLCKLCHHSFKLSHSQKRKNFPFPYPKCTSCGKSMQIYKVRRSFVVFRCRACRTKDRVPFNLPEPVTLIPEKFKYFRFPIFFVLKAFVLYMKHNMSYRSLAHSLNIKVSHVTIYKWVIKLCTLFSVLFPTFTIENVFSVHADETVLVFKEQKYYVWLLVDHETNLILCWHVSKYRDMGQVKVLLEKFFGNSKPRNIELITDGLGAYESAVKLLFRNINHVVVPLGKNNQCESKFSLLKDFFRLKRGLKNTKNLAKYIQGFCVVKNLWKTHNGNINRILSQLHSFITTS; via the coding sequence ATGAACAACTCAACGCTCTCTTGTCCAAAATGCGGTTCCACCAGCTTATACAAAAACGGTCATGACAAATACGGTAACCAACAATTCCTTTGCAAACTCTGCCATCATTCTTTCAAACTCTCCCATTCTCAAAAACGCAAAAACTTCCCTTTCCCTTATCCCAAATGCACTTCTTGTGGTAAATCTATGCAAATTTACAAAGTCCGTCGCTCTTTCGTTGTCTTCCGTTGTAGAGCTTGTCGTACCAAAGATAGAGTACCTTTTAACCTCCCCGAACCAGTCACCCTTATTCCTGAGAAATTTAAATACTTCCGCTTCCCTATCTTTTTCGTCTTAAAGGCTTTCGTTTTGTATATGAAACACAATATGTCTTATCGCTCTCTTGCTCATTCTCTTAATATCAAAGTATCTCATGTCACCATATACAAATGGGTTATTAAATTGTGTACTTTATTCTCTGTACTTTTTCCAACATTTACCATCGAAAATGTTTTCTCAGTTCATGCTGATGAAACTGTTCTTGTGTTCAAAGAACAAAAGTACTATGTTTGGCTATTAGTTGATCACGAAACTAACTTAATTCTTTGTTGGCATGTCTCAAAGTATCGTGATATGGGACAAGTCAAAGTATTGCTCGAGAAGTTCTTTGGTAATTCAAAACCTAGAAACATTGAACTTATTACTGATGGACTTGGTGCATATGAAAGTGCAGTAAAGCTGTTGTTCAGAAATATCAATCACGTAGTGGTACCGCTCGGTAAAAACAATCAATGTGAATCTAAGTTTTCATTGTTGAAAGACTTTTTCCGACTCAAGCGAGGGCTGAAGAATACGAAGAACTTAGCGAAATATATTCAAGGATTTTGTGTAGTGAAGAATCTTTGGAAAACGCACAATGGCAATATCAATCGCATTCTTTCACAATTACACTCTTTCATCACTACAAGTTAA
- the gltA gene encoding NADPH-dependent glutamate synthase produces MAVKDRVHVPEQPAEIRKTNFLEVSLGYTPELAQQEASRCLQCKIPTCISGCPVGIDIPGFIKEIAKGNFEGSYKILKSYNYLPAICGRVCPQEVQCEGLCILNKIGRSINIGALERFVADWADENNIEYENENTKFQFNISKAKDKKVAIIGSGPAGLTVASELGRYGFTVDIYEALHEFGGVLTYGIPEFRLPKSIVKKEIAALEKLDVRFFKNIPVGYAISVKEILESYDAVFIGVGAGTPKFMGIPGSELNGVYSANEFLTRINLMRAYKFPEYDTPIRIGKKVAVIGGGNTAMDAARSALRLGADVTIIYRRTEAEMPARKAEIEHAKEEGVKFYTLATPVKYIGDENGNLVAIECIRMELGAPDESGRRRPVEIPNSNFILEMDTVIEAIGTEANKFLLSQFPDLKTNKYGYIITDEYGQTSNPKVFAGGDIVTGSATVILAMGAGKKAAQGIMKFLSENR; encoded by the coding sequence ATGGCTGTGAAAGACAGAGTCCACGTGCCAGAACAACCTGCTGAAATAAGAAAAACTAACTTTTTGGAAGTATCGCTCGGTTACACACCAGAATTGGCGCAACAGGAAGCCTCACGATGCTTACAATGTAAAATACCAACGTGTATATCCGGTTGTCCGGTCGGTATCGATATACCGGGCTTTATTAAAGAGATAGCTAAGGGTAATTTCGAAGGTTCGTATAAGATTTTAAAATCTTACAATTATCTGCCAGCAATATGTGGACGTGTATGTCCACAAGAGGTACAATGCGAGGGGTTATGCATTTTAAATAAAATTGGAAGATCAATCAACATAGGTGCACTTGAACGATTCGTCGCAGATTGGGCGGATGAAAACAACATCGAATACGAAAATGAAAATACTAAATTTCAATTCAACATAAGCAAAGCAAAAGATAAGAAAGTGGCTATAATCGGCTCTGGACCAGCCGGATTGACGGTTGCATCTGAACTTGGTAGATATGGTTTCACCGTGGATATATACGAAGCCCTGCACGAATTCGGCGGTGTATTGACGTACGGTATACCAGAATTCAGATTACCAAAATCGATAGTCAAAAAAGAAATTGCCGCACTTGAAAAACTCGATGTGCGATTTTTCAAGAATATACCAGTTGGATACGCTATATCCGTTAAGGAAATCCTCGAATCTTACGATGCCGTTTTCATCGGTGTCGGTGCTGGCACACCTAAATTTATGGGCATACCCGGAAGTGAGTTGAACGGTGTGTATTCTGCCAACGAATTTTTAACAAGGATAAACCTTATGAGAGCGTACAAATTCCCGGAGTACGATACACCTATACGAATCGGCAAAAAAGTGGCTGTAATCGGTGGTGGAAACACCGCAATGGATGCAGCAAGAAGTGCTCTAAGACTTGGTGCAGACGTCACTATAATATACCGTCGAACAGAAGCAGAAATGCCAGCGAGAAAAGCGGAAATCGAACATGCGAAAGAAGAGGGTGTTAAATTTTACACACTCGCAACACCTGTCAAGTACATCGGTGATGAAAATGGTAATTTGGTAGCTATCGAATGTATCAGGATGGAACTTGGCGCGCCTGATGAAAGTGGTAGAAGACGACCTGTTGAGATTCCAAACAGTAACTTTATCTTGGAAATGGATACAGTTATCGAAGCGATAGGTACTGAAGCGAATAAATTTCTGCTCAGTCAATTTCCAGATTTAAAGACAAACAAATACGGTTACATAATAACAGACGAATACGGTCAGACAAGTAATCCGAAAGTCTTCGCTGGAGGAGATATTGTAACAGGTTCAGCAACAGTTATCTTAGCCATGGGAGCTGGTAAAAAAGCTGCGCAAGGTATAATGAAATTCCTATCAGAAAACAGATGA